In Halobacteriovorax marinus SJ, the following proteins share a genomic window:
- a CDS encoding PulJ/GspJ family protein, translated as MKKNFRFLNSKGFTLAEIMVATGMLAVISLGVMQLMSNMNRGQKEFEQNAEIRSILNNIEVSLQDTNTCNYSLVVNKYIDSGNTGFYKIDDIAAANINTYSQDVLVDRIINPNKSFFTVPADEGNILGLNLADDITVARMCNEDYTGGMSADELREYGCMIGNDKGRILIRRMWLGTDSGGNTSLFITFISGGLINVFTSDPSTDLQVYYNALRASDPEAAAKLSGSFGSPIVTKFIRISLSSVSADQVAPMNNMTAVSRITDPAGSLAEGDVTNCFTNLTDTIQAACENFGGNYHDIDGSCRALRIRSDNSSNDGEAGYDASFIPSIPTNAVSPGGPRSTAIATEGHVYVGPLNNTGAAESVGGNLWASGVGIIGSPSFNVEPDDGGDNQGELWTQSHIRVGSKASGTAGDHGNIYADGGLVLGTATTDPADNSGHIYSNGGIALGTTSGTALTGPHMKTSGGLSLGTANQSPDDGHAMISGGAKIGSLAAGAAMSDDDLAVTGGISVGASGSNPYSADPDDGSVYAQNSYYGAGSLHLGSQAVNPSAGAGHIRISGALNVGATQTQTDAGTAHIQGIAYSYGLDPLEDNINALTTIEWVKERIARTLAPTGSSAAQIAEDILSNAVKDTKSGIVAIQKDACENFYVKNNNQNYVAGSWKSGTKRCEFNNNARDCSIDGQCTNVYANNAVISDNYMRATGYIRAGSYVRADTYLVTGTYAQIGSYLNVGGNVTATGRVHSSNYVFATNYLQTNGYARAARFCINGTSGASCITKVKSNVCGNTQKVVSWQNGHVICINEARHY; from the coding sequence ATGAAAAAGAATTTTAGATTTTTAAATTCAAAAGGTTTTACTCTCGCAGAGATTATGGTGGCAACAGGTATGCTTGCTGTTATCTCTCTAGGCGTTATGCAATTGATGTCCAATATGAATAGAGGACAGAAAGAGTTTGAGCAAAACGCGGAGATTAGATCAATCCTGAATAATATTGAAGTCTCTCTTCAAGATACTAATACCTGTAACTACAGTTTAGTTGTCAATAAATACATAGACAGTGGTAACACCGGTTTTTATAAAATTGACGACATTGCAGCTGCAAATATAAATACTTATTCTCAGGATGTTCTTGTAGATAGAATTATAAATCCAAATAAAAGTTTCTTTACGGTTCCTGCAGATGAAGGCAATATTTTAGGTCTTAATTTGGCAGATGATATTACAGTCGCCAGAATGTGTAATGAAGACTACACAGGGGGAATGAGTGCTGATGAACTAAGAGAATATGGATGTATGATTGGTAACGATAAAGGCAGAATTCTTATAAGAAGAATGTGGCTCGGTACAGACTCAGGTGGAAACACTTCACTCTTTATAACATTTATCTCTGGTGGATTAATTAATGTCTTTACAAGTGACCCATCAACAGACCTACAAGTCTACTATAATGCTCTTAGAGCTAGTGACCCTGAAGCTGCTGCAAAACTCTCAGGTTCGTTTGGCTCACCTATTGTGACTAAATTTATAAGAATAAGCTTAAGTAGTGTATCTGCTGATCAAGTTGCTCCAATGAATAATATGACAGCTGTATCAAGAATCACTGACCCTGCCGGATCGCTAGCAGAAGGTGATGTTACAAATTGTTTTACAAACTTAACAGATACTATTCAAGCAGCCTGTGAGAACTTTGGTGGTAATTACCATGACATAGATGGTTCATGTAGAGCTCTTAGAATTAGAAGTGATAATTCTAGTAATGACGGTGAAGCTGGATACGACGCTTCTTTTATTCCAAGTATCCCAACAAATGCTGTATCACCAGGTGGTCCAAGATCAACGGCCATTGCAACAGAAGGACACGTCTATGTTGGACCTCTTAATAACACCGGCGCAGCAGAATCAGTTGGTGGTAACTTATGGGCTTCAGGTGTAGGTATTATTGGTTCTCCAAGTTTTAATGTCGAACCTGATGATGGAGGAGATAACCAAGGTGAGCTTTGGACTCAGTCTCATATTAGAGTAGGCTCCAAGGCTTCTGGAACAGCGGGTGATCACGGAAATATTTACGCCGATGGTGGGCTCGTTCTCGGTACAGCAACTACGGACCCTGCTGATAATTCAGGTCATATTTACTCAAATGGTGGTATCGCACTTGGTACAACTTCGGGAACTGCGCTTACTGGACCTCATATGAAAACAAGTGGTGGCCTCTCTCTAGGTACCGCTAACCAAAGTCCAGACGATGGACACGCCATGATTTCCGGTGGTGCTAAAATTGGTTCACTAGCAGCAGGTGCAGCTATGTCTGATGATGACCTTGCTGTTACTGGAGGTATTTCTGTTGGTGCAAGTGGATCAAATCCATACTCTGCCGACCCAGATGATGGTTCAGTTTATGCGCAAAACTCATACTACGGTGCGGGCTCTCTACACCTTGGAAGCCAAGCAGTTAATCCTAGTGCAGGAGCTGGACATATAAGAATTTCAGGGGCACTGAATGTAGGAGCGACTCAGACTCAGACAGACGCAGGGACTGCTCATATTCAAGGAATAGCCTACTCATACGGTCTCGATCCACTAGAAGATAATATCAATGCCCTTACCACTATTGAATGGGTGAAAGAGAGAATCGCAAGAACACTCGCACCAACAGGATCATCAGCAGCACAAATCGCTGAAGATATTCTGAGCAATGCGGTTAAGGATACAAAGTCTGGTATTGTCGCGATCCAAAAAGATGCTTGTGAGAACTTCTATGTGAAAAATAATAATCAAAACTATGTAGCAGGCTCGTGGAAATCTGGAACAAAGAGATGCGAATTCAACAATAACGCCAGAGACTGTAGTATTGATGGGCAGTGTACAAACGTCTATGCTAACAATGCTGTTATCTCCGACAATTACATGAGAGCGACTGGCTATATAAGAGCGGGAAGTTATGTACGTGCAGATACGTATCTTGTAACTGGTACATATGCACAGATTGGTTCTTATTTAAATGTTGGTGGAAATGTAACAGCAACTGGTAGAGTCCATTCGAGTAACTATGTCTTTGCGACTAATTACTTACAAACGAATGGATATGCTAGAGCTGCAAGATTCTGTATAAACGGTACATCAGGTGCATCTTGTATCACAAAAGTTAAATCAAATGTTTGTGGGAACACGCAGAAAGTAGTCAGTTGGCAAAATGGTCACGTTATTTGTATTAACGAAGCAAGACACTATTAA
- a CDS encoding radical SAM/SPASM domain-containing protein, which translates to MDLKNKFCAKPFEFLEIGYPQERGVLCHACCPNQLPKEIGNLKNDTLLETWNSQSIQDIRRSIHEGTFEYCVKEQCPIIQAGELPDKYTVSDKYLKKIIQDQQVVLDRSPKIINLSYDQTCNLSCPSCRVDYISHNGQDAQELFSKIGDEIVEVSGTHTERLLFCSSGDPFASQHFKNLLKNLNFSKNPNLKIQIVTNGLLFSERVWSELSNIHGRIEGFCVSIDAASSATYEIVRRGGDWDRLLRNLEFIKKLRKSGQIPYVKYDFVVQDHNFREMPQFVDLGKRFEADFVFFQRIINWGTFSNEEFLKRAVYLSEHPLYDEFVEVCKDKRMRDTIVDGGNLSSFIGRPKRRFRLFNAIKHSLQKRVPFLRF; encoded by the coding sequence ATGGATCTAAAGAATAAGTTTTGTGCAAAGCCTTTTGAGTTTCTTGAGATAGGGTATCCTCAGGAAAGGGGAGTTTTGTGTCATGCTTGTTGTCCTAATCAATTACCAAAAGAGATTGGTAATCTAAAAAACGATACACTTTTAGAAACATGGAATTCACAGTCTATTCAAGACATTCGCCGCTCCATTCATGAGGGTACATTTGAGTATTGTGTAAAAGAGCAGTGTCCGATTATTCAAGCAGGGGAGCTTCCTGATAAATATACGGTCAGTGATAAATACTTAAAGAAGATTATTCAAGATCAGCAAGTTGTTTTAGATAGAAGCCCGAAGATTATAAATCTATCTTATGATCAGACTTGTAATTTATCTTGTCCAAGTTGTCGCGTTGATTATATTTCTCATAATGGTCAAGACGCTCAAGAGCTATTTAGTAAAATCGGGGATGAGATTGTCGAAGTAAGTGGAACACATACAGAAAGACTTCTTTTTTGCTCTTCAGGAGACCCTTTTGCGAGTCAACACTTTAAAAATCTTTTAAAGAATTTAAACTTTTCTAAGAATCCAAACTTAAAGATTCAAATTGTGACGAATGGGCTACTCTTTAGTGAAAGAGTTTGGAGCGAACTCTCTAATATTCACGGAAGAATTGAAGGCTTCTGTGTCTCAATTGATGCTGCAAGTTCTGCTACTTATGAAATTGTTCGTAGGGGAGGTGACTGGGATCGATTGCTTAGGAATTTAGAGTTTATTAAGAAGCTTCGAAAAAGTGGTCAAATACCCTATGTAAAATATGATTTTGTTGTTCAAGATCATAACTTTAGAGAGATGCCACAATTTGTCGATCTTGGAAAAAGGTTTGAGGCAGACTTTGTTTTCTTTCAGAGAATTATTAACTGGGGAACATTTTCAAATGAAGAGTTTTTAAAGAGAGCTGTTTATTTAAGTGAACACCCTTTGTATGATGAATTTGTAGAGGTGTGTAAAGATAAGAGAATGAGGGATACCATTGTAGATGGAGGAAACTTAAGCTCTTTTATAGGAAGACCCAAGAGAAGATTTAGATTATTTAATGCAATAAAGCACTCTCTTCAAAAGAGAGTGCCATTTCTAAGATTTTAA
- a CDS encoding WbuC family cupin fold metalloprotein gives MSQAIFKRGDFVSLSVEDINTLKEEVTKSPTKRYRYCLHQAHQDSIQEMVIAMMEDSYCRPHSHPQASSESYHIIEGELLVLIFNDKGKVIDSVRLNSRENLILRMNNGTIHMPIALSEIVIYHETISGPFEKDLMVHYVDWAPREDDIEESKLFLNQVKSQYE, from the coding sequence ATGAGCCAAGCGATTTTCAAAAGAGGAGACTTTGTCTCTCTATCTGTTGAGGATATTAACACCTTAAAAGAAGAAGTAACTAAATCTCCGACGAAGAGGTATCGCTATTGTCTTCATCAAGCCCACCAAGACTCCATTCAAGAGATGGTTATAGCAATGATGGAAGACTCATACTGTAGACCGCACTCTCACCCGCAAGCATCTTCAGAGTCATACCATATAATTGAAGGAGAACTTCTCGTTCTAATATTTAATGACAAAGGAAAGGTTATTGACTCAGTTAGATTAAACTCTAGAGAGAACCTTATTCTAAGAATGAATAATGGAACGATACATATGCCAATTGCTCTTAGTGAAATTGTAATTTATCACGAAACAATTTCGGGTCCTTTTGAAAAAGACCTAATGGTTCACTATGTAGATTGGGCACCGAGGGAAGATGACATAGAAGAATCAAAACTCTTTTTAAATCAAGTGAAGAGTCAATATGAGTAA
- a CDS encoding NAD-dependent epimerase/dehydratase family protein produces the protein MSKVIFGSKGLIGKRISELSTTKEDDCWLSRSDYNLENEFKIHHQNKDIIFSAGIPRSKEDTRESQKRNLKMIQNTILSLDRPKSFTFLSSVEVYGNQVNEKISEETPLNPHNYYAEGKVLAEESIKDFFKNTNVNVNILRLPGVYSQESMFGLFGAIRRSISRNEILKIQNNGEDLRDFIFCDDISIIIDELLKKNRSHLLNIATGESTSVANICKYIQRRNSDFNFKLESSGPQSFNLIFETKMLNKSLPNLNLTSIYDGITKCDYFS, from the coding sequence ATGAGTAAAGTTATTTTTGGCTCCAAAGGCCTTATTGGGAAGCGAATTTCTGAATTATCAACGACTAAAGAAGATGATTGCTGGTTAAGTCGAAGTGATTACAACCTAGAAAATGAATTCAAAATTCACCATCAAAATAAGGATATTATCTTTAGTGCAGGAATACCTAGATCAAAAGAAGACACAAGAGAGAGTCAAAAAAGAAACCTAAAAATGATTCAAAACACTATTCTTTCATTAGATAGGCCAAAGAGTTTCACTTTTCTTAGCTCTGTTGAAGTCTATGGAAATCAAGTTAATGAAAAGATTTCAGAAGAGACTCCACTCAATCCACACAACTACTACGCCGAAGGAAAAGTACTGGCCGAAGAATCCATTAAAGACTTTTTTAAAAACACCAATGTCAATGTCAACATTTTACGTCTACCAGGAGTCTATAGTCAGGAATCTATGTTTGGACTTTTTGGTGCCATAAGAAGAAGTATTAGTCGTAATGAAATACTTAAAATACAAAATAATGGAGAAGATCTACGGGATTTTATATTCTGTGATGATATCTCTATTATTATTGATGAATTACTAAAGAAGAACCGCTCTCACCTACTAAATATTGCTACTGGAGAATCTACTTCTGTCGCAAATATCTGTAAGTATATACAGAGAAGGAATTCAGACTTTAACTTCAAATTAGAGAGCTCAGGCCCTCAATCGTTTAACTTAATTTTTGAAACGAAGATGCTCAACAAAAGTCTTCCAAATCTAAATCTAACTTCTATTTACGATGGAATCACCAAGTGTGATTACTTCTCTTGA
- a CDS encoding DsbA family protein gives MRRALLLLSMVFLYACNKTEDYNPYLKDDKKGVARPIYSYKNVSIYEKDMPLDLRIAEYRAEVMKYNELVNSIHSYYVRKDLMKDRGMSDFYGREGIVAEITDILKEDFDEKSTKKYYEKNKDKFNNLDPKNDPDWLNKVKYFQLVDHITVNYMRKLKELSDRGELIVNLLPPDVRKTGIDFSKYPQVGSKDGKYQLFGVTNYFCPDCRKANAELTDLFKIYGKELNYVHIGHTFNVNDVGMDSIIAGNCVHKVDSSLYWKFQDEMFTNPAYSDIRIFDNVKLRKSLEKSIAKIGLDKKKFFECMLDKDIRYSASDSLKFFQKLNVSRAPVFFLNGRELNYLDLKSLKSAFELMRKKLESQEK, from the coding sequence ATGAGACGAGCCCTTCTTCTTTTGTCGATGGTATTTCTTTATGCCTGTAATAAGACTGAGGATTACAATCCGTATCTAAAAGACGATAAGAAAGGTGTAGCTAGACCTATTTATAGCTATAAAAATGTCTCTATTTACGAAAAAGATATGCCCCTAGATTTAAGAATCGCAGAATATAGAGCGGAGGTTATGAAATATAATGAACTCGTCAACTCTATACACTCGTATTATGTGAGAAAAGATTTGATGAAAGATAGGGGAATGAGTGACTTTTATGGGCGAGAGGGAATCGTCGCTGAGATTACAGATATTTTAAAGGAGGATTTCGATGAGAAGTCGACCAAAAAGTATTACGAGAAGAATAAAGACAAATTCAATAATCTCGACCCTAAAAATGACCCCGATTGGTTAAATAAGGTAAAGTATTTTCAATTAGTGGATCATATAACTGTTAATTATATGAGAAAATTGAAGGAGCTTTCAGATAGGGGCGAGTTAATAGTAAATCTCCTTCCACCTGATGTGAGAAAGACTGGAATAGATTTTAGTAAGTATCCACAGGTGGGATCAAAAGATGGAAAGTATCAACTCTTTGGAGTAACAAATTACTTTTGTCCAGATTGCAGAAAAGCTAATGCCGAGCTTACAGATTTATTCAAGATATATGGAAAAGAGCTAAATTATGTTCATATTGGGCATACATTCAATGTAAACGATGTTGGGATGGATTCAATTATCGCAGGAAATTGTGTGCATAAAGTAGACTCTAGCCTTTATTGGAAGTTTCAAGATGAAATGTTCACAAACCCAGCTTATAGTGACATAAGAATATTTGATAATGTTAAGCTTAGAAAAAGCCTTGAGAAGTCCATTGCAAAAATCGGTTTAGATAAGAAGAAGTTCTTCGAATGTATGCTAGATAAAGATATACGTTATAGTGCCAGCGATTCTTTGAAGTTCTTTCAAAAACTGAACGTTTCCAGAGCACCAGTATTTTTCCTAAACGGAAGAGAGTTGAATTATCTTGATTTAAAAAGTCTTAAGTCAGCTTTTGAATTAATGAGAAAGAAGCTTGAGTCTCAAGAGAAGTAA
- a CDS encoding glycosyltransferase family 4 protein has translation MSKVVLIRRKNESDWISCQSITSNLEASYKSFIKDIIIIDIESDFNKYDYYKKAEEILSHNPANIIFIDHTPHPHQLIKSLFYLSKVELNFTFHIFGDFTLQSSHWIGLEDILKQTNNKFICASHKQTNLLKNLVDGLEENLFTVPFPVDTNIFNYKEKEISNEKFRFLYTGRLSDQKNIIELITLFNHFNLNINSNTELIISGPYDDLGIPFLGKKMKSGAYGLTVESLVERLNNPNIQIIGNLNHDDLVNYYQSSDAFISISTHNDEDYGMSPAEALCSGLPCLLTNWAGYTSFKLYCPSSVYLSPVDIQNHKNLPNKSDIIKKMTFLASSKLSSKQRFDLSTTAQSTLGISSVTESLSEIAEKDFTLGKNLSFTERFKALSSSHIYSPDTPFLKASNGEYNSLYKDVYWPYYEEEINEK, from the coding sequence ATGAGCAAAGTAGTATTAATTAGACGAAAAAATGAGTCCGACTGGATAAGCTGTCAAAGCATTACCTCAAACCTTGAGGCTAGTTACAAATCATTTATAAAAGATATTATTATTATCGATATAGAGAGTGATTTTAATAAATATGACTATTATAAAAAAGCAGAGGAAATACTCTCTCACAATCCAGCTAATATTATTTTTATAGATCACACTCCTCATCCACATCAATTGATAAAGTCTTTATTTTATCTTAGTAAGGTTGAGCTTAACTTCACATTTCATATTTTCGGTGATTTTACTTTGCAAAGTTCTCATTGGATCGGTTTAGAAGATATTCTCAAACAAACAAATAATAAGTTCATTTGTGCCTCTCATAAACAAACCAATCTTTTGAAGAATTTGGTTGATGGTTTAGAGGAAAATCTTTTTACTGTTCCATTTCCTGTCGATACCAACATATTTAATTACAAAGAAAAAGAAATCTCTAATGAGAAATTCAGATTTTTATATACTGGACGACTTTCTGATCAGAAAAATATAATTGAATTAATTACTCTCTTTAATCACTTTAATCTCAATATAAATTCAAATACTGAATTAATTATATCTGGGCCATATGATGATCTAGGAATCCCATTTCTTGGCAAGAAAATGAAAAGTGGTGCATATGGGCTCACAGTTGAGAGTTTAGTTGAAAGACTTAATAATCCAAATATTCAAATTATTGGAAACTTGAATCACGATGATTTAGTCAACTACTACCAAAGTTCAGATGCCTTTATAAGCATTAGTACCCATAATGACGAAGACTATGGAATGTCTCCAGCCGAAGCCCTTTGCTCAGGTCTTCCGTGCTTACTTACAAACTGGGCAGGATATACGAGCTTTAAACTATATTGCCCAAGCTCGGTCTATTTAAGTCCTGTTGATATACAAAATCATAAAAATCTGCCTAATAAGAGTGATATTATAAAGAAGATGACGTTCCTGGCTTCATCTAAGCTTAGCTCAAAACAACGCTTTGATTTATCCACGACTGCTCAAAGTACCTTAGGCATTAGCTCTGTAACCGAATCTCTTAGTGAAATCGCTGAGAAGGACTTTACTTTAGGAAAAAACCTTTCTTTCACTGAGCGCTTTAAGGCTCTTTCAAGCTCACATATTTATTCTCCAGATACTCCCTTTTTAAAGGCCAGTAATGGTGAATATAATTCACTTTATAAAGATGTCTACTGGCCATACTATGAAGAGGAAATAAATGAAAAATAG
- a CDS encoding ABC transporter ATP-binding protein translates to MLNSDEILEVSGLNMTYDTQSFHNSSLREVFIKRLTLQSTTKNTIHVLRGLDFKVHKGDIIGILGVNGTGKTTLCRIISGILEPSSGEVKLKGECRSIFNTTVGVLPELTGRENASLLVKFIYPKVSVKEQREILEDALEFSELGEFLDTPFQKYSKGMQARLCLSVISARPSDLIILDEVFDGADLFFQEKIRKRITEVIKSSGATILVSHTLDQIRDVCNKVMLLDKGKIQFFGDVEKGIKAYRFLDTGVASFRGEL, encoded by the coding sequence ATGTTAAACTCTGATGAGATTTTAGAGGTCTCTGGTCTAAATATGACATATGATACTCAGTCTTTTCATAACTCTTCGCTAAGAGAAGTATTCATCAAAAGGCTTACGCTTCAATCTACAACAAAGAATACAATTCATGTGCTAAGAGGATTAGATTTTAAAGTCCATAAGGGTGATATCATAGGGATTCTAGGTGTCAATGGAACTGGAAAGACTACATTGTGCAGAATTATTTCTGGAATACTGGAACCTTCTAGTGGAGAGGTAAAGTTAAAGGGTGAATGTCGCTCTATTTTCAATACCACAGTCGGAGTCCTTCCTGAGCTTACGGGAAGAGAGAATGCTTCCTTATTGGTTAAGTTTATTTATCCAAAAGTTTCAGTCAAAGAACAAAGAGAGATTTTAGAAGATGCTCTTGAATTTAGTGAATTAGGCGAGTTCTTGGATACACCATTTCAAAAATACTCAAAAGGAATGCAGGCAAGACTTTGCTTGTCTGTAATTTCAGCGAGGCCAAGTGATCTCATTATATTAGATGAAGTATTTGATGGAGCTGATTTATTCTTTCAAGAAAAAATTAGAAAGAGAATAACTGAAGTTATAAAGTCTTCAGGAGCCACGATACTAGTTTCACATACTCTGGATCAAATAAGAGACGTTTGTAATAAAGTGATGCTGTTAGATAAAGGGAAGATTCAGTTCTTTGGTGATGTTGAAAAAGGAATTAAAGCCTATCGTTTTCTAGATACTGGAGTAGCGAGTTTTCGTGGAGAGCTCTAA
- a CDS encoding ABC transporter permease, whose translation MESKLSIKEYSRQVLALTSANMKARYRKTIAGFLWVILNPIIMYSVQSFVFKKILKLEVPDYSLFLLCGLLPWIFITMNIEMITPILEGSRELLKSFSLKPSVLVLSQVIDNFINFLVAFTVILLPFWFLSDLSLTGIFFIPIILLSLVIGVFSMCFILSVMQLFFRDIRFIVSFVTSVLFFLTPIFYPIEFIPTEYRIFVELNPIYSFIEPFRFAIYDFSMDILLQKILKSIFFSMLFSISAFMIWKRKRGEFYVKL comes from the coding sequence ATGGAATCTAAATTATCGATAAAGGAATACTCTAGACAGGTACTTGCCTTAACATCGGCCAATATGAAGGCACGTTATAGAAAGACTATTGCTGGCTTTCTATGGGTGATTTTAAATCCTATTATCATGTATAGCGTACAGTCATTCGTTTTTAAGAAGATTTTAAAATTAGAGGTTCCAGACTACTCTCTCTTTCTATTGTGCGGACTACTTCCGTGGATATTTATTACAATGAATATCGAAATGATCACACCTATTTTAGAAGGATCAAGAGAACTTTTAAAGAGCTTTAGTTTGAAGCCCTCTGTCCTAGTTCTTTCTCAAGTCATTGATAACTTTATTAATTTCCTTGTGGCCTTTACAGTGATTTTGTTACCCTTTTGGTTTCTTTCTGATCTTTCTTTAACGGGAATATTCTTCATTCCTATAATTCTTTTATCTCTTGTTATTGGTGTATTTAGTATGTGTTTTATTTTATCAGTTATGCAGCTATTCTTTAGAGATATTAGGTTTATAGTCTCCTTCGTTACAAGTGTTCTCTTCTTTTTAACGCCTATTTTTTATCCAATAGAGTTTATACCAACTGAATATAGAATTTTTGTAGAATTGAATCCTATTTATAGCTTTATAGAACCATTTCGTTTTGCAATTTATGACTTTTCAATGGATATTTTACTTCAAAAGATACTTAAGAGTATTTTCTTTAGTATGTTATTTTCTATTTCTGCTTTCATGATTTGGAAGAGAAAGAGGGGGGAGTTTTATGTTAAACTCTGA
- a CDS encoding S26 family signal peptidase yields the protein MNIQNNEIDLGMAKKLLSSKGEFEINILSNSMSPLFKKGDRLKIIEVKEDLKRYDIIVFLRDGKFVVHYIWRINGVSKKSFITRSLENPHEDELPVQKSEVLGILKDVQLSMSKKIYLSLRYGI from the coding sequence ATGAACATTCAAAATAATGAAATTGACCTAGGGATGGCCAAGAAGCTGCTGTCTTCTAAGGGGGAGTTCGAAATTAATATTCTTTCAAATTCCATGTCTCCTCTCTTTAAAAAGGGTGATCGCCTAAAAATCATAGAAGTTAAAGAAGATTTAAAAAGATATGATATAATTGTTTTCTTAAGAGACGGTAAGTTTGTAGTTCACTATATTTGGAGAATAAATGGTGTGAGCAAAAAGAGTTTTATCACTCGCTCACTAGAGAATCCTCACGAGGATGAGTTACCAGTTCAAAAAAGCGAAGTTCTCGGAATACTGAAAGACGTACAACTTTCTATGTCAAAGAAAATATATTTGAGTTTACGTTATGGAATCTAA
- a CDS encoding radical SAM protein: protein MNKYKLEQKLEADIIKEKLKKMGLPENFCPVPFSTIIAEPDGRIGSCRLKGAEFEIGNILKDGDIMEVWNSDFIKQWRNEFLTGNVKICEREIRHRGCNLCSDNNILLDDIDLNVEQSKILKFTANFNGQCNLECKMCHIWQKPNGLYDEIDFWNRAEKEIFPYVLEMDLLSGEPFIQKDTFKLIDMVSPINPDCKWVFTTNAHYKFGQRLESYLDKIQIKSIMISIDSFDDETFSEIRKKGKLSTVLETAQKFKEYRDSREEKGLNDFPILLGFLVQKDNWKEVGDALEYCRKMNFRPHIQYAYEPIECSLVDFPDDKHKEILDWYLENLTWEQIEMGIRALTPSFDKLNGIDKVSYLLKFQEKKNEHSK, encoded by the coding sequence TTGAATAAATATAAATTAGAGCAAAAGTTAGAGGCAGATATTATAAAAGAAAAGCTCAAGAAAATGGGGCTGCCTGAAAACTTTTGTCCTGTTCCTTTTTCTACAATTATAGCTGAGCCAGATGGAAGAATAGGCTCATGTAGATTAAAAGGTGCAGAATTCGAAATTGGTAATATCTTAAAAGATGGAGATATTATGGAAGTTTGGAATTCTGACTTTATAAAGCAGTGGAGAAATGAGTTTCTAACTGGAAATGTAAAGATTTGTGAGCGTGAAATCCGTCATAGGGGCTGTAATCTTTGTAGCGACAATAATATTTTGTTAGATGATATCGACTTGAATGTTGAGCAAAGTAAAATTCTTAAGTTTACTGCGAATTTCAATGGGCAATGTAATCTAGAGTGTAAAATGTGTCATATATGGCAGAAGCCTAATGGACTTTATGATGAAATTGATTTTTGGAATAGAGCGGAGAAAGAAATATTTCCATATGTATTAGAAATGGACCTCCTCTCTGGAGAACCATTTATACAAAAAGATACTTTTAAATTAATTGATATGGTTTCGCCTATTAATCCTGACTGTAAGTGGGTATTCACAACTAACGCTCATTATAAATTTGGTCAAAGACTTGAGTCCTACTTAGATAAAATCCAAATTAAAAGTATTATGATTAGTATTGATAGCTTTGACGATGAAACATTTTCTGAAATTAGAAAAAAAGGGAAGCTGTCGACAGTTCTTGAGACGGCTCAAAAATTTAAGGAGTATAGGGACTCTAGAGAGGAAAAAGGTTTAAATGATTTTCCAATCTTATTAGGCTTTTTAGTTCAAAAAGATAATTGGAAAGAGGTCGGTGATGCTCTTGAATATTGTAGGAAAATGAATTTTAGACCACATATACAATATGCTTACGAACCAATTGAGTGTTCACTAGTTGATTTTCCTGATGATAAGCACAAGGAAATTTTAGATTGGTACTTAGAAAATCTTACTTGGGAGCAAATAGAGATGGGAATAAGAGCTCTAACTCCAAGCTTTGATAAATTGAATGGCATTGATAAAGTCTCCTATTTGTTAAAATTCCAAGAGAAGAAGAATGAACATTCAAAATAA